The sequence TTAAAGATGGTTCGGCCTCCATTGATCATACTCCTTACATAAAACTGGTTGGTGGTCTACAGTACCTGTCTCTCACTCGTACAGATGTATCATTTGCCGTCAATCGTCTTTCTCAGTATATGCATTCACCTACTAAACTACATTGGACAACATTGAAACGAGTTCTTCGTTATTTGAAAAACACTATTTTTCATGGCCTCTTCTTGCATAAAGGAACTCCTTTGCAATTACGAGCCTTTAGTGACTCAGACTGGGGTGGTAATCGTGATGATGGTCACTCTACTACAGCTTATCTCATTTACCTAGGCTCTAATGCTATCTCTTGAAATCCAACCGTCAATAGACTGTTTTACGCTCATCCTCGGAAGCGGAATATAAAGCAATAGCCTACACCACTGCTGATATATTATGGATTCAAAATCTTCTTCAAGAGTTGGGAATCAAACTGCCCAAACCTCCTTCCTTGTTTTGTGACAACACAGGTGCTACTTATCTTTGTGCCAATCCGGTCTTTCATTCACGAATGAAGCATGTTTCACTTGATTATCATTTTGTTCAGGAATGTGTAGCAAATGGCAACCTTAATGTTCATCACACTTCCACAAAAGATCAACTTACACATGTCCTCACTAAAGCCTTGAGTCGTCACCAATTTACTGTTCTTCGCTCCAAGATCGGAGTCTCCAATGGAGCCTCAATCTTACGGGGGCGTGTTAAGGATATACCAGATCCATCAACAGCTACCAAGTCAACTAACAGCTAGTCATATATTTGTTAGTCTGTTATTAtcttttgtaaatataatattcaagTAGCTGTCATATATTTTCTGTTATTATTCTGTTGTAACGAACTCATCTCCTCCTTGTAAAGGATATACTAGATCCATCAACAATAATGCAGtggattaataataattttctagaAACATATTAATGCTTTAGAAGGCACATCATCATGAGATTACAAAATGGTATACTAGTGAATAGTGATGCAATGCaagtcttaaattttttttgcagTTGCAGTGACTATAATTGTTGTTGCAGTCCCTAATGGGCTTCCTTTGGCAGTAACATTGAGTCTTGCATTTgcaataagaaattaatgaacGATAGACTACTTTTAGGTATTTgagaaatttaatataaataacaatGATGATGAGATAAAATTGAGATGTTGGTTCGCTGTTGGTTACTTTGATAGAGATAATGAGGTGTGGTAGTGATTTGTGGTGGCAGTTGGTCTTAAAGCCGCACCAAAAGATGGTGCAGAAGCAGTAGTGATAATGAATGGTGGTGGAGTGGGGGTGGTTATGGCGAATAAGAGAAGTCATGGCTTCTTCATTAAACTCTGAAATATTCACTACATAAGTTTCgtaatagtttatttttacttctttttcaggaaaaagaaaaccttgaGATGATCCATAAGATGTCATCCAATTAGctaagaagaaggaaaaaaaaaagaaaacaacccacaAGAGTAACATATAATGGAATGGAATGGAATACATCACCAACAATTAAGGATAGTCAACCATTCTCAAATGATTATCTAATgcatcaaaaagaagaaaaaaaaaatacaaatacaaataaatttaaagcaTATTTCTTCATCACTGATGGATTATGTCACAGACCATTTGATTCAACTAATCAAAAcctattaaaatattgatcaaataaaaaagtcaCACTCGGCAAACCAACATGATTTTGATGTCTTAATTAATATGGATCATTCTACCGAGTCATGCCTGCTTGAAACACTGGTGCCATTGCCACTCCACCTTTCTGTCTCTCAACATTTCCTTGCCatcctaaaaattaattttaagaacttatttaacataaacacaatcctaatcaaaattaatccaaaaatataacttaataaCTATAAATAGAGCAGTACCATAAAGAGTATAGGTAATTAAGTAGTGCAGCAGTGGAGAAGGAAATAAATTTACCAATAGACATATCAAATCCACGGCTTTTAAGCTCTCTGTACTCTTGACAAAGGGCACAAGCCTCGCAACAGCAATGGACCAAACAATCGTTGCAGGGACTCTCAGGTAACATGTACTGGTGCCTTAGTTTAGATCGATACATGCACGAGTATATGCATCCACATCCAGTAAAACATGCCAGTATCGCATAAATTGCCCCAGTCGTTGCACAAGCTGAAACCATGTAATTCAATAATTAACTGAGTGATTATCCTTGAACTTCTTACAGcaacattctttttttaattcttacatGTTGTTCCTTTTTCTACGATCTCAGCAATCTGTCCGAAAGTGATACACGGGCACCAAAATGTTATGCAGCCTGCAACAGTACCGCGCAAAAGAGATTACTTTTGATTAcatgcataaaataaaatttgcctgaagaataaattattaaaatagttaCAAAGAAAATAGCTCGAGGCCTGCAAATGCAATTTCTTACTTCAATAAATACACAACGAATTTGAGAGAAACACTTTACAATTTTTGACGTCGGAGCCGCAGTCGCAGAGTCCCGAGGACCAAGCTCCTTCATGTCCATGGTGGTGAGAGAGGGGGTACCGAGGATTGTCATTGTAATACTGGTTTGCAGAATTAGGCTGCTGAAACACAGGTGCTGATGAGTTTGTGTAGGATGTTTCTTGGGTTGGTGGGTACATGATGAAAAAACTGGtaatacaaaaacaaaaaagaatcaaaagcaAGAGAGATACAGCTGAGAGGAAGAAACTGATCAAATGGATCAATATATGAGTTTTAGCTGTAATGgttgaattatatataagaatgGAAGTGAAGAAAATGGTGCAAACccataattatataatgtttTTAAAAGTCATATTGAAGCTGCCATGACTTAGTCTACACCTACTAAACGTTTGTGATATTCAATTAAACTTGACACGTCCTCTGACGCGGGAAGAACTAGTAAACTTGCTGGCTATTAGAACtggaaaaaggaaatattCGTGTGGCATTTGTAATTTTTGACACGGATTAGGCTCTCACGTACTAGTAAGTTGAAGGTAGTTTGGTACACATTATTATATGTCTTGtaaccttttcttttgcaatCTTCCGATATGGATAAAAAACATTAGCAATTCTTTAATTGTTGCTTTTTAGGAACTCTGGAACTTGTATCATATTAAGCAGTCAAACTtatctatataatttatatataattaatgattGTTAAAAGAATATGAGATAgacattatatattattataataattcttatgattatgtcttatttatatttagaataGTAGAATTATCATATACATGTATTTAGTAATAATTCAATGTAAATAGGTAACTCAAGTGgcgaaaatatatatttttaggaGTGAGAGATTTTGggtttgagttatttttttcatattaagtgagtttttacttttataatgaGTGTAATAACCGTTATCTTTTtaggaataaaaaattaattaaattttaatttcttttaaatattttatttatatccaaatcgaaaataaaaatatgatagaaTTATTGTCGGATTGGTAGATGAATTGTATTTTCTTCACCTTTTATAAGGTGAATTTTAAAGTTCAACCCTctaaatgttttaaaaaaaaataaacttaggTCCAATTTAGTATTTTCTATTCAAATGTGtttttgcaaaaaaaaattctttttcaaatattgttGTAGAAAGCAGTTTttatactattattatatttagagATCACACTCAGACCAAACTTGAAAAATTATCTAACTTTTCGGAAACTCAGAATTTAGTAAGAAATTGAAGATTCAAAAATGAAATGATCCAATGCTAAAATTGAATGAACTCAAAATGACTCGGATTCCAAGCGACTCAAGACTCGAGTGACTTGAGACCAAATCAACCCGAGACCGAAAcccataattaaaaaagataatccAAACTTGAAACTATCTGAATTCCAGACCTGAGACAATCTAATGCAGAAATTCAAAAtgattcaaaatataatttttacaataataaatacatatttttttatgatttaattatcGTATATATTAGTAATAGTTTCTAAtactaattttcttaatatattctatatttaattagaattttaagaaatatattttttagtttcatGTTCAACATtgtaatcttttaaaattattactttataaattatcaattattaaataaaataattagcttgaatatatatatatatcaagaaatataaagtGATTTGGAATGTCGATTGATTCAGTGTCTCATGTATGTTTCAAGTCATTAGATTTGTCAATAGATttgttagatttaattataattattggatgtaaaacttattaatagaattataaattgatttttttcgATACCAATGAAAATTTcggtaatatttatattttattctaccAATTATACAAACTTTTAAAAAggaatatcaattttattttaataagggtaaattttgttataatacaCTAAACAATagagtatattaattaaaagatattttaattaattaaattatttttaactattattaaGCCTATGTAATGagttttttaatctttatgtAACAACTCTAAAAGACACTTATTTTGAAAcgaacaaaatataatatattaacattCAATTagtattagttttatttgcgattgacttaatttcttttttggtagCAAATGATAGTATCCTGTGGTAactaaaagagaaagaattaaTCAAAGCTTCACATTAATTAGAATGAGAAAAAGTACAACAGATGTCAAAATGGATCATCATCCTCAACATTATTCCAAATAAATCACCCCATAACAAAAGTAATCACTCTACAAACATTATAACAAAATCacatatataacaaaaataatctCAACACAGAAATCACCCAACAAACATATGCAGATTCTCTTATATAACTATCTTTTCATGCCAATTTCCACCACAGGAGCGGTAGCTACTGGTCGATTCTGCTTCTCCATATTTTCTTCCCATCCTACAATCAAGCAAATTCCAGAACATTAAACAtcgagaaagagaagaagaagaagaagatgatgatgatgatgatgatgaagaggTTGTGGTGGTTTACCTAATTTCATGTCGAAACCACGGCTCTGTAGCTCTCGGTATTCTTGAGTCAAGGCACAAGGCTCACAGAAGCAGTGAACCAAGCAGTCCTGGCCTCTGGTTCCCTTCACATTATATTCATTTCGCAATTTTGAACGAATTGGAGCTGAATATAGGCATGGGCCAACAAGACATGAAAGAGCTACGTACAACACCCCACTCGTCGCATTGGCTGCAACAACCCAAAACATTTCTCAATTTTCTATCTTACTTGATGGATATATAAAACCTAGACGAAATTATAATGTGATACTCTTTATTACTCATACAGCTGCCTGCCAATCTCCATTAAATCTTTACTagttctcaaatttatatatttcctttggaatataattattaggatagATTATCTTCAaacccttttcctttttctatgtACTTacatatttttcctttattaacAATCTCTGTAATTCTTCCAAAAATAACGCATGGGCAGCAACAGGACATGAGACCTGTAGAATGAACGTAGCAAATATATAAGCACATaaccaaaaactaaaagaaaagaatcaattcaataatttcaaaaagCTTTAACCAATCCAACTAATCACTTATAACTTACAGGTTCGCCTATCCGAGAAGCAGTCGCATAGTCCCGTCGACCAAGGAACCTGGGCTTTAGAGTTATTTGGCAGGGAGGACATGGTTAATTAAGCAGGAAAAAACAGTTTTACCAACTAATTAAAAGCTCAACTTGAGATTGTAATGCATATACCGAGTGCCAAACACCTCTCTTTATATAGAAGAAAGAAGTAAACTCTGCTCCAAAACATGAGTGTTTCCTGTAGATTAAGTTGAATTGTACATGTTTGTTGACACGCAAGAAATCAATTTAAGtctttacaaataaaaaagcacaccattattgattattcttgctgttattattattaaaattattattgtaattaacCCCGTGACTTTTGTTCTTGTTAGGAagtatacatatattaaattccaattaaaacattctttaataaattattacatatTATATGTGTAGTTGTTgaattcaaatatataattttcctttaatataTTGTTTTCGGATTGGAtggttattcttttttattttttttgggtGTCCGTTTTTAATTGCTCATTTTTCTTCCTGTGGAAAAATCAGTACAAAGACTTCCATTCTAGAAGGGTAAACCCAGAGAATGACTTTTATTTAATCCGTGCATCTAGTGTCTAATATTATGATAATATCAGCACACCGGATGGCATTTTCAATTGCTTATTGTCATTTCTTTTCCAATGTAGAAAGGAATTAATGTACCATTATgtagtcaaaagaaaaataaaataattcaacaaGTAATAGACTGTATTTTGTTTGACAGTGTATAAGATCAAATAGTTTGAATTTTCGATACATGTAGAACGGTCAAATTCTAGAAGCACAGTTGAAGAGAATTGTATAAGCAATGGTCCTTgaaattgatttataaataataatgaaatctGCTACAAATTCTTTATTTGAGATCCGTCGAGTTTTGGATCTAATTGGCACAAAATAGAAGTTGTGctaactttaataaaataattaagattggGTCAAACGGAACACTGCTGTCGAGTTTAAGGGCCATATTACGCCTTTATCTGCAATTCTATACATTGTTAGCCCAAGGGTCAAAGCACTGCAATTTAAATAGAAACTGCTGACACGCATTAGGACCAACACGAGACTGGAAGCATTCATGTCTTACATTTGATTACATATAGGCAAGAATTTAAACACTTTTGAGATAATCACCCCTACCATTCATTAGTATTGGTTTGAAATAAGCACTTTTATAGTCCATAAAACATTGAATCTCTAAcgaaaaaacaaaacaagaacaaaaaGCTACATTGAAACACAGCAGGACGATCTCAAAAGCTATATATAGTTCTAAGGGCATGGTGTTTGCTTACCATTTTCATGGAAAACATTCAAAAAGTCACGTTGGTCACATGGTAGACCAAAAtcctgatatatatatatatatatatatatatatatatatatatatatatatatagttggATGATTGCCACTAACACACACCCAAAACCTAGAGGAAAAAGAAGTGGAAAAAGTAGCACTCTGAATTAGCTAAAgcaactttctttttcttcattagCAACAATTCGAATCTTGAACAGTAAATGCTCAGGAGGCAGTAGGGTGACCATTTTTGCACACCACTATCATCATCTTGTTTACACATTAACATGGCgagaaaaatcatgaatggGCTGAAAAGTATGCTAGTAGGCCCACCAAAGGGGCATTGATGTAAGTTGTGGGCTCAGACTCTTGAAAAAATGGCCTGGAATCTGGAAAAGCATCTGAGACATTTGGTCCACCCACTACAGCTCCAACGAGCACATTAGGGTTTGGATTTggacttaaaaaatatttagaccCTGCCTTGCACCCTATACGGGCTGGGTGGGCCTGCACTGATGGTAAAGAGCTTGCCCTGTGGTGTATCCTTTGAGGGTAACGTTCTCCATATCCAACCATGTAGGACATCCTCAGTGGGTTATCTCCAAGAATGTAGTCCACCTGGTCAGACccacaaaaaatattattactacaATGCTATTTCGATTAATGTGTTTCATTACTTTGATAAATACAGTATATTATAGATGTCATCGACTGATAGGTCAGTGTACACGCCCtggcatttttttttttttttcttttaaagagaTCCTTTTAACCCAAGAGACACTCACGTGAAAAACAGAGATCCTTTTAGCATATGTTAGAACAGACAAATTTGTAGCCGTTAATATATCTTTTCCCTGGTATGAATGTCCCCCTGTTTAAATGGCAATTGCTTAATTGGTGACGGGGCCAATaacaattttctttcttacctgATGTTTCGCCAATTGTTTGAGGAGTGCAGGAGAGGCAGTAATCTGGCCACATGGTACGACCTTTTTGGCATGGCTTAGATAATTAGAATAAGCCAGAAGAAGGAAAGACAATGACGTTACATGTTGCATGTTACTCCCTCCAgccttgaagatcaagccacCTTCCAACCAAGACAAACAATAAAcatgttatattattttacataatGGTTAGTTTTAATCATTATAATGGATATGAATCATTAATGACATAAACCTAAATTAATCAAATCTATTAGCCTGCAACATCGGATTTTATAATACTTCCAAGACTATTGTTTGacaaaagcacaataattccCTGACTGTTACATGGTTGACAAACTTAGCTTTGTCACGTGCTTCTCTAAATAATGGTATGCTTTTTTCTCTGGAAAGCTAACGGATCATTAGCCTCTGTGTTGTGATTAGCTGTCAAATATATTACTAGGAAATTGTATCGTTATTAgttaattgataatatatacataaggATACCTGGAGAATATTGAACTTGAGGATGAGAAATTCCAGGCAATATAGAACAGATGAAACCATCTGCATTTTGCTTGAAAGACTGAAAATAGTTTGCTTTTCCCATTAACACTTCCTGTCAATAAGTTAAGACGATAACATAGACAAATTACCTTCATATTTTGTCTTGTAGGTAAGCTTCAATGTACATTGCTTAGACTTGCAAAATATTACAATAACCCAAAAATTCATTCATGATTCATGCATTTGcacattaattaaaaaagaaaattaaagcgAGTCCAAAATAGTAACAATTTAGATCAAATGCCTTCGTTATCAGAAACCAAAACTTAAAAAGGcaaaatatatgtaattatcaatataagaaaatattactttcagaaaaagtaaatataaaaaaggaCGCTACTGGCTCATCAGAGAGTATGGGAAAAACTGAAGCCCCAGCCTTTGGGCACATGCAGCCCAGTGATATCGGGGACCCACGTACTGTCAGAACTAATATTGAAGGATACATAGACTTTGAGCGCACTTCGTTAAATGGTTCTGAATTGAAGGGACAAAACAATAAAGTTCCCTAATTTAAtggctttcttttcttttcttttctttttttttttttgactttttgaTAATGTAACTTAATAATTCTGAGGGAATGTCCAGATTGTAATGGAGGAAACTAAAATCGGTGCTCATCACATGACAAAACCCAAACTCTAAGCTAATCATGTGCAATCATCAAAATTCTTATGTATTATtctctagattattttattctctCTTCAGAACTTCTATTTCATTTCTCACAACCATGTAATTACTATCCAAGTTTCCCATAATTTTATCCAGTCCTTTCAGTTGATCTAAAATTCTACACAGATGGGTCCAACAGATGTGTGGGACCCAGCCAATAATGCCCCACCTTTATTCATGTTCTCTACTTGTTCGTCACCACGTGACACGCATacatattttatctttctgcTTTTACAAAttagaagataaaagaaaccTAAAAAAAGTCCCCACGTAGCATAGCAAAACAAAATACCACAAGACAAAGAGGAACGGTAACAGTAAGACAAAGACAGAATGGTTTGATAAGTAACCACacatataaagaaaacaaattattaCATAATTCCAGAAATTAAACAAGCAATTAAGCTGTTCATTAGGGTTATTTTTGGCTTACCTTGGAAATGAGGATGTTAATGCCAGCATGCTTATTATCCCAGCCGAATTCATTAATGGTATCTCCAGCATGTAAGACCACCTCGTTTTTCACTATATATTCTCTGTAATGGCGCCTGCGTGAAGCCTTGTGCAACCATGCTGCTCCCCAAAGTAACTCGTCCtgcaaattttttatttttacaaaatctatatatataaccaTATTAATCTAACGGCTGCATTTTAGTGACATACCTGGTAACCATTTACGTCGCAGTAAAAAGGGCACACCGCAGAATGTAGACTACCACTGTACGCTCCCCGGTGTCTATCAGCAAAATCAAACACCTACACAAGTTACCGTTTCACACACCAACGGTCAATTTTTTTGCTATATCTTACTCGTACATCATTAGATTATCACTTCTTAGCTAGTAATTATATCTCCACAGTAGCACTTGTTGCCAGCTAGTCAGATTTCGCCGTATAATCCCAATACAATGTTGACTAATGTTGTAGAAAATGCAGATAAAAATGTTGTATACACACCCCACAACCTCGAGTTATGAAAAACTCTTGTTCAATTAAATTCCTTGTccattatttcaaaaaaaaaaattccttttCCAGACTGAGTTAAATGACCAAAAACAGCCAAGAATTGCTAAAATGTTGCCGGAAAAAacatctttttaaaaataaaaaagatggaCGTCTGCTTGCAGAAATTGTCTATTCTTTTGGAACGGCCATATACTAACGTTCATATTTGCGTTTGTATTGTGCCTAAACAGAGAGGGTAAGTATCCATGTCTAAGAGAAATGACAGtgtagtaattaaaaaaaaaaaaggtaaatgTTGAGTGTGAAAGTGACGTACCTTAACGGCTCGATCGAGAAGCAATCTAGAGTAAGCAGGGTCACGTGATCGAAACACAATAGACGCAGCAGCCAATGCAGCGGCAGTTTCACCAGCCACGTCAGATCCAGGGTGGGACGCATCAATCTTATACACTGTTCTCAGTGTATCCATGTCCTCAGGCCTTTCCCAGCAATTATGATCAGAGTAAGCATCACCTACCTGAACATAAACGACGCCAGGTACTGCCGTCACCTTTAACAAATAATCCGTGACCCATTTAACTGCCTTAACGGCGTTCTTTAACTCCGGTCCCATATTCCTTCCGAAATCTATAATGCTCCATGATAATAACGTCGCCGTAAATGCCATTGGAAATCCGAACTTTATGTTATCTCCCGCGTCGTAATATCCTCCCGTTAAATCCCTCTGGtacagaaagaaaaattattgcCGAAACTGCAAAAGTAATTCTCAAACCACTTTTCAGCGACTAAAAGAACATGAAGTGATAAAATCTGTTACATAATTCGACTCTCAgtttaaagttaaaatagtGAAGCTTACGCCGATGGAGGCACCGTCGTGCAAAGCAGAGTCTTTACGCCATTTAATGCGCTGATCGGGGGGGAGTTTGCCAGAGCGCTGACCTTCAAAGAAGAGAATGCTTTTGCGGAGAGCATCGTGGTAGTCGTGGTTGGCGCCGCAAGAGATTGGAAGGAAATataggagaagaagaaaaatcgcGACGCTAAATGTTGAAGTGTGGGATTTTGGCGCCATTTTTTTGGGTGTGGGATTGGTTAGTTTCGTGTTTTTGGGGGTGATGGTGCAAAGAAAGAAGGGAGTGTTGTGAGTTTTATAACGGGAAAAAGTGTCATTGGATTCCAGAGAATGGACCTGTTATACTACGCCACGTGGATAGACATGACTGGATGAAATCCGGATTCCGATGCTTGACCAGGTCTATTAGGTTATCGACCGGTTTGTGGGTTGAAAATGGAGACATAAGATCAAGGCTCaacagagagaaaaaaaactaattatacaAGTGCACTGATTAACTGAGTTTGTCTCTCAACCGGACTAATTCATCCCTCATGCGACCTCAAAATGTATCCTTATATTTAGAGGCCATTTCGCTTAGTGGGCATtttactcttctttttttcattcaataactatattaaaaattaatagtaaataattaatttaattttgaataattaagatgctactaattttttcttttatcttttattaaatagcgaatttaattttttatttatttaaatagttttatttttattaaaaattattattattaatttattttaaattctataaatagttattattttaaaaatatacctaatagtttaataattattatgtttataattatGTCTTTTAAAgtcaattcttttaattagtaagattaaattttaaaaatatttttaataataatatataattcagttaaataaaattaattataatatttttaattattataaactattattttaatttatattatcaataataatattataacattatGCTCTCAAATGGCCATTcaatatactaataataactaataaaattgattacaAAAACGAAACTTTACGATCACGCTCAAAGCAATTCTCAAAGAAATTCTACACATATAAAGTTTTGACGcataaactaaattaacaGAAATGAGCATGAAACAATCACAAGTATGCaaaattataaagagaaaCGGTGGAGTAGAATCACGATTCACAGGGTAAAGTACAGTTCACCGATTTCAATAATGATGGACACGTGGAAGGATGGGAGAGGTGGGACCCAGAGGGTGAAATGAGAGCATACGAGAAGCAAAggtggaagaagaagaggaagaggaagaggaggGCCGTTCGGTCAGAGCCAAAATGATACTATAAAGGGTCAGTATGTTTGACCGTTTG comes from Ricinus communis isolate WT05 ecotype wild-type chromosome 5, ASM1957865v1, whole genome shotgun sequence and encodes:
- the LOC8279622 gene encoding protein PLANT CADMIUM RESISTANCE 2-like — its product is MYPPTQETSYTNSSAPVFQQPNSANQYYNDNPRYPLSHHHGHEGAWSSGLCDCGSDVKNCCITFWCPCITFGQIAEIVEKGTTSCATTGAIYAILACFTGCGCIYSCMYRSKLRHQYMLPESPCNDCLVHCCCEACALCQEYRELKSRGFDMSIGWQGNVERQKGGVAMAPVFQAGMTR
- the LOC107261952 gene encoding protein PLANT CADMIUM RESISTANCE 3-like: MSSLPNNSKAQVPWSTGLCDCFSDRRTCLMSCCCPCVIFGRITEIVNKGKISNATSGVLYVALSCLVGPCLYSAPIRSKLRNEYNVKGTRGQDCLVHCFCEPCALTQEYRELQSRGFDMKLGWEENMEKQNRPVATAPVVEIGMKR
- the LOC8279623 gene encoding endoglucanase 8, with protein sequence MAPKSHTSTFSVAIFLLLLYFLPISCGANHDYHDALRKSILFFEGQRSGKLPPDQRIKWRKDSALHDGASIGRDLTGGYYDAGDNIKFGFPMAFTATLLSWSIIDFGRNMGPELKNAVKAVKWVTDYLLKVTAVPGVVYVQVGDAYSDHNCWERPEDMDTLRTVYKIDASHPGSDVAGETAAALAAASIVFRSRDPAYSRLLLDRAVKVFDFADRHRGAYSGSLHSAVCPFYCDVNGYQDELLWGAAWLHKASRRRHYREYIVKNEVVLHAGDTINEFGWDNKHAGINILISKEVLMGKANYFQSFKQNADGFICSILPGISHPQVQYSPGGLIFKAGGSNMQHVTSLSFLLLAYSNYLSHAKKVVPCGQITASPALLKQLAKHQVDYILGDNPLRMSYMVGYGERYPQRIHHRASSLPSVQAHPARIGCKAGSKYFLSPNPNPNVLVGAVVGGPNVSDAFPDSRPFFQESEPTTYINAPLVGLLAYFSAHS